The Polycladomyces zharkentensis genome includes a window with the following:
- a CDS encoding phosphatidylglycerophosphatase A family protein codes for MKRVHSREVKQAAMERLQQRGVTIEGIAEIVYQMQAPYNENLTLDLCVQSVQAVLEKREIQHAILVGTELDMLAEKGMLSEPLQTLVRTDEGLFGCDETLALGSVLGYGSIAVTTFGHLDKQKIGLIKQLDTKKDGSGPVHTFIDDLVASVAAAASSRLAHRLRDEEEKAVVSPSN; via the coding sequence GTGAAGCGTGTTCACAGCCGGGAAGTGAAACAGGCGGCGATGGAACGACTGCAACAACGCGGCGTCACCATCGAAGGGATTGCCGAAATTGTATATCAGATGCAAGCTCCCTACAACGAAAATCTGACGCTCGATCTGTGTGTGCAAAGTGTACAGGCTGTATTGGAAAAACGGGAGATCCAGCATGCCATTCTCGTGGGAACGGAATTGGACATGTTGGCGGAAAAGGGAATGTTGTCAGAACCCCTTCAAACCTTGGTGAGAACGGATGAGGGATTGTTCGGATGTGATGAAACGCTGGCCCTTGGGTCGGTGCTGGGATATGGAAGCATCGCTGTCACCACGTTTGGCCATCTCGACAAACAAAAAATCGGATTGATCAAACAACTGGATACAAAGAAAGATGGATCAGGTCCTGTCCACACGTTTATTGACGATTTGGTCGCCAGCGTGGCGGCCGCCGCATCCAGCCGGCTGGCTCACCGGCTGCGCGATGAAGAGGAAAAAGCGGTTGTATCACCATCCAATTGA
- a CDS encoding phosphatase PAP2 family protein, translating to MQRLVHRIQRMDVWLVCYVNRQWKSRMMDWLMCRLTHLGGAFCTITFLVVWWLFTSSPMKQWAVEGFAALAGSHLAVRACKHYLPRIRPHLRLSELYAFPDALTDYSFPSGHTTAAFSIATVFVLHAPWSAAIWLPLACLIGLSRMYLALHYPTDVVMGAVLGTGFALGACALLGAG from the coding sequence ATGCAACGTCTGGTCCATCGGATTCAGCGGATGGATGTTTGGTTGGTGTGTTATGTCAACCGCCAGTGGAAGTCTCGGATGATGGACTGGCTGATGTGCCGGTTGACTCATTTGGGTGGTGCTTTTTGCACGATCACGTTTTTGGTTGTTTGGTGGTTGTTCACTTCCTCTCCGATGAAGCAATGGGCGGTGGAGGGATTCGCTGCTCTGGCGGGCAGCCACTTGGCCGTACGGGCCTGCAAACATTATCTTCCCCGCATCCGCCCTCATTTGCGATTGAGTGAGTTGTATGCGTTTCCCGATGCCTTGACGGACTATTCCTTTCCTTCCGGGCATACGACGGCCGCGTTTTCCATCGCCACCGTGTTTGTGCTCCATGCACCATGGTCGGCGGCGATTTGGTTGCCGTTGGCCTGTCTGATCGGTCTTTCCCGGATGTATCTCGCACTCCATTATCCGACGGATGTGGTGATGGGGGCCGTGTTGGGTACGGGATTCGCATTGGGTGCCTGTGCGTTGCTGGGCGCGGGCTGA
- a CDS encoding 2-oxoacid:acceptor oxidoreductase subunit alpha, with protein MATLTWKVGGAQGEGIDSTGDIFATALNRMGYYLFAYRHFMSLIKGGHTNYKVRVAESPVGYHGDDLDILVAFDQRTIDENAHELTEDGVLIYDSGKLKSPVIPDGLQVKLCPVPVTDMAKELGSPIMKNMVASGVSAAIVGLSADAFDSLIEERFGKKGESVVESNKAAVRAGFEFAMDRYGVLKKLPNPQPADDGGGHLFISGNEAVGLGALAAGCRFLAAYPITPATEIMYTALAHFPKYGGKVLQAEDEIAACIMAIGANYAGVRAMTSTSGPGLSLMQEAIGLAGISETPLVIVDVMRGGPGTGLPTKTEQSDLNELVYGSHGEIPRIVLTPSTVEECFYYTAEAFNLAEKYQCPVIVATDLYLGMSKQSVPVGAIDFEKVTIDRGELISDEELLALAPGEYRRYAVTESGISKRSIPGQKNGRFVAMSNEHDEGANEEIEDPETRVQQMAKRMRKLDAFDPSALGVEYDGPETTELTLVGFGSTRAQIGEAVKQLRENGAKVGHLQIKVVKPFPDALVKRYLSGAERIVVVENNATGQLAELIRARVGFHDKIHSCLKFSGDPFTVEEILAHCKLKQEVGL; from the coding sequence ATGGCGACCTTGACATGGAAAGTGGGCGGTGCCCAAGGGGAAGGGATTGACAGTACCGGGGACATTTTTGCCACCGCACTCAATCGTATGGGTTATTATCTGTTTGCGTACCGTCATTTTATGTCGCTCATCAAGGGGGGCCATACCAACTACAAAGTGAGGGTGGCGGAAAGCCCCGTGGGATATCATGGGGACGATCTGGACATTTTGGTCGCATTCGATCAACGGACCATCGATGAAAACGCTCATGAATTGACGGAAGATGGCGTATTGATCTATGATTCCGGAAAGTTGAAGTCCCCTGTCATTCCGGACGGACTTCAGGTAAAACTGTGCCCCGTTCCCGTGACGGACATGGCCAAAGAGCTGGGAAGCCCGATTATGAAAAACATGGTGGCCAGCGGGGTCTCCGCGGCGATCGTCGGATTGTCGGCGGACGCATTTGACTCGCTGATCGAAGAGCGATTCGGAAAAAAAGGGGAATCCGTGGTAGAGAGCAACAAAGCGGCTGTCCGAGCCGGATTTGAATTTGCCATGGACCGGTACGGCGTGCTGAAAAAGTTGCCCAATCCGCAACCGGCTGATGACGGCGGCGGTCATTTGTTCATCTCCGGAAACGAAGCCGTGGGACTGGGGGCGTTGGCCGCGGGGTGCCGGTTTTTGGCAGCGTATCCCATCACGCCCGCCACGGAGATCATGTACACCGCATTGGCTCATTTCCCCAAATACGGCGGAAAAGTATTGCAGGCCGAAGATGAAATCGCCGCCTGCATCATGGCGATCGGAGCCAACTACGCCGGTGTACGCGCGATGACGTCCACCTCGGGTCCGGGACTTTCACTGATGCAGGAAGCAATCGGCCTGGCGGGGATTTCGGAAACGCCTCTGGTGATCGTGGATGTCATGCGGGGCGGTCCGGGAACCGGGTTGCCGACCAAAACAGAGCAGTCCGACCTGAATGAACTGGTCTACGGTTCGCATGGGGAAATTCCGCGCATCGTGCTGACGCCTTCGACGGTGGAGGAGTGTTTCTATTACACGGCTGAGGCATTCAACCTGGCGGAGAAATACCAATGCCCGGTGATTGTGGCCACCGATTTGTATCTGGGAATGTCCAAACAATCGGTGCCGGTCGGTGCCATCGATTTTGAAAAAGTGACCATCGACCGGGGCGAATTGATTTCGGACGAAGAGTTGCTGGCATTGGCACCCGGCGAATACCGCCGTTACGCTGTTACAGAGTCGGGGATTTCCAAACGTTCGATTCCCGGGCAGAAAAACGGTCGGTTTGTGGCGATGAGCAACGAACACGATGAGGGAGCCAATGAGGAGATCGAAGATCCGGAAACCCGCGTCCAACAAATGGCCAAACGGATGCGCAAATTGGATGCCTTCGACCCGTCCGCTTTGGGTGTGGAATACGACGGCCCGGAAACGACGGAGTTGACGCTGGTCGGTTTCGGCTCCACCCGTGCGCAGATCGGAGAAGCGGTCAAGCAATTGCGGGAAAATGGAGCAAAGGTGGGTCACCTGCAGATCAAGGTGGTCAAACCGTTCCCGGATGCGCTGGTCAAACGGTATCTGTCCGGCGCGGAACGA
- a CDS encoding YjcG family protein: MKYGIAIFPQKHVQDFANSYRKRYDPHYTLIPPHITLKEAFEMNESELDKAVDHLEKVAEESQPFEIRFHKVSHFHPTNNVIYLAVNNDEPLRTLHEKVNSGILYHPHRYPFTPHLTIGQDMSTDELHDVYGSLRMCSLDLHTEVDRFHLLYQLENGSWSVYQSFLLKG, encoded by the coding sequence ATGAAATATGGCATCGCGATATTCCCGCAAAAACACGTCCAAGATTTTGCAAACTCCTACCGCAAACGATATGACCCGCACTATACCCTCATCCCGCCACACATCACGTTGAAAGAAGCGTTTGAAATGAATGAGTCCGAACTGGACAAAGCCGTCGACCATTTGGAAAAGGTGGCCGAAGAGTCTCAGCCTTTTGAAATCCGATTTCATAAAGTAAGTCACTTTCATCCGACAAACAACGTCATCTACTTGGCCGTAAACAATGATGAACCGCTCCGCACGCTGCATGAAAAAGTCAACTCCGGTATACTGTATCACCCCCATCGCTACCCGTTCACTCCTCACTTGACCATCGGACAGGATATGTCTACCGACGAATTGCACGACGTCTATGGGAGCCTGCGGATGTGCTCATTGGATCTACATACCGAAGTGGACCGTTTTCACCTGTTGTATCAGCTTGAAAACGGTTCCTGGAGCGTATATCAAAGCTTTCTTTTGAAAGGGTAA
- a CDS encoding DUF3055 domain-containing protein, with protein sequence MSLYERLYDEAEQAKVRFVGFVSENGRYDFGIVYTNMFFGKPLVVCMQTGRSSLLSQDDVENLEYLQKVYNLRSKEEAEELAVFFSNNLPGLTLEAESEY encoded by the coding sequence GTGAGTCTCTATGAACGGCTGTATGATGAAGCTGAACAAGCCAAGGTGCGTTTTGTGGGGTTTGTTTCGGAAAACGGTCGTTATGATTTCGGGATCGTGTACACCAACATGTTTTTCGGAAAGCCATTGGTCGTTTGTATGCAGACGGGACGCTCCTCTCTGTTGTCACAGGATGATGTGGAGAATCTGGAATACCTGCAAAAGGTGTACAATCTGAGGTCCAAAGAAGAAGCAGAGGAATTGGCTGTCTTTTTCAGTAACAATCTTCCCGGACTCACCTTGGAAGCCGAGTCTGAGTATTAA
- a CDS encoding PHP domain-containing protein, giving the protein MARVDLHIHTTASDGLYSPEAVVRLAKKAGLRAIAITDHDTVGGVAQAAAAAANLGMELVPGIEISTLANGQDVHVLGYFVDTEQEWFLQRLQSLRNTREERNRKIIEKLNELGIAITWEEVQAKKRGAISEKNVGRPHIAEILVDKGVVRSMDEAFDRYLGKDGAAYVTTKRITPFEAIELIKEAGGVPVLAHPGLYENDALVEEIIVHGLAGLEVYHPDHDEECTERYLEMAERHGLIVTAGSDFHGERHGSMFHAPIGTKTVAYEQVERLKSAARKRK; this is encoded by the coding sequence ATGGCGCGTGTGGATTTGCACATTCATACGACAGCATCGGACGGGCTGTATTCTCCGGAAGCGGTTGTACGGTTGGCCAAAAAAGCGGGACTTCGGGCCATTGCGATCACGGATCACGATACCGTGGGTGGAGTGGCTCAAGCGGCAGCCGCGGCGGCCAATCTGGGAATGGAGCTGGTACCCGGAATCGAGATCAGCACGTTAGCGAACGGGCAGGATGTCCATGTGTTGGGGTATTTCGTGGATACGGAACAGGAATGGTTTTTGCAGCGGTTGCAGTCCCTCCGGAACACCCGGGAAGAGCGCAACCGCAAAATCATCGAAAAGTTGAACGAATTGGGCATTGCGATCACGTGGGAAGAAGTGCAGGCCAAGAAGAGAGGCGCCATATCCGAAAAGAATGTAGGGCGACCCCATATTGCCGAAATATTGGTGGACAAGGGGGTTGTTCGCTCGATGGATGAGGCGTTTGATCGGTATTTGGGGAAAGATGGAGCCGCCTATGTCACCACGAAACGGATTACCCCGTTTGAAGCGATCGAATTGATCAAGGAAGCCGGCGGCGTTCCCGTATTGGCTCACCCGGGATTGTATGAAAACGACGCGTTGGTGGAGGAGATCATCGTCCACGGCTTGGCGGGGTTGGAAGTGTACCATCCCGATCATGATGAGGAGTGCACTGAACGCTACCTGGAGATGGCGGAACGGCACGGGTTGATTGTTACCGCCGGATCTGATTTTCATGGTGAACGGCACGGCTCAATGTTTCATGCACCGATCGGTACCAAGACGGTGGCCTATGAACAGGTGGAACGGCTCAAATCGGCCGCAAGGAAGCGAAAATGA
- a CDS encoding M23 family metallopeptidase, producing MGRPIVLIAAALLAVLLIVFTQQGDDAGWRTWLREWHQQVEEHSSAFRLPASKANRSSSEVALPFRSVDGTVYFRLNDLKRLHIQVSYQAKEGIITIREGNTVLEMLRSAPVLNRNGIYLPMTERPQVWGNEVWIPSSALRDGLGKTIRFQRNTALISVMDAVPVQSAPMKDPSASFSPDQMVQYLSFLQTPIRGAKVSERESHLPGAPRRYRNGVHEGLDWYGYACGVTIDSRTPVYAVADGIVVRADKDYREMSDAERERLLRIGEQNDGQTPQYILDKMRGRTVWIQHDKGVMSRYAHLSRIADGLYVGQHVKKGQLIGYVGNSGTHSGVEHNGNDLHLHLDLLIYGDWFWKYFTPAERRYILERVFNH from the coding sequence ATGGGAAGACCAATCGTCCTCATCGCAGCCGCATTGTTGGCGGTGCTGTTGATCGTGTTCACACAGCAGGGGGACGACGCGGGTTGGCGTACATGGTTGCGGGAATGGCATCAACAGGTGGAAGAACATTCCTCGGCGTTTCGGTTACCCGCTTCCAAAGCCAATCGCTCCTCCTCCGAAGTTGCTCTGCCGTTCCGGTCTGTGGATGGAACGGTCTATTTTCGTTTGAACGACTTGAAACGGCTACATATCCAAGTCTCTTACCAAGCCAAGGAAGGCATCATCACCATCCGTGAAGGCAATACGGTGTTGGAGATGTTGCGATCGGCACCCGTGTTGAATCGCAACGGGATCTACCTGCCGATGACGGAGCGGCCCCAAGTGTGGGGGAATGAGGTGTGGATTCCCTCGTCCGCTCTGAGGGATGGCTTGGGAAAAACCATCCGCTTCCAACGAAACACTGCTTTGATCAGTGTAATGGATGCGGTGCCGGTTCAGTCGGCTCCGATGAAAGATCCGAGCGCATCGTTTTCGCCCGACCAAATGGTTCAATATTTGTCTTTCCTGCAAACACCCATCCGGGGAGCCAAAGTAAGTGAGCGCGAATCGCACTTGCCGGGGGCGCCGCGAAGGTATCGTAACGGCGTACACGAAGGACTCGACTGGTATGGTTATGCGTGCGGGGTGACGATCGATTCCCGGACACCCGTCTACGCGGTGGCGGACGGAATCGTGGTCAGGGCGGACAAGGATTATCGCGAGATGTCCGATGCCGAGCGGGAGCGTTTGTTGCGGATCGGCGAGCAAAACGATGGGCAGACTCCACAGTACATTTTGGACAAGATGCGGGGCCGGACGGTTTGGATTCAGCATGACAAAGGCGTGATGTCCCGTTATGCGCATTTGAGCCGGATTGCGGATGGCCTCTACGTGGGACAACATGTGAAAAAAGGTCAACTGATCGGCTATGTCGGAAATTCGGGCACGCATTCGGGAGTGGAACACAACGGCAATGATCTTCACTTGCATCTGGATCTCTTGATTTACGGGGACTGGTTTTGGAAGTATTTCACACCGGCTGAACGCCGGTACATCCTGGAGCGCGTGTTCAACCACTGA
- a CDS encoding GapA-binding peptide SR1P: MEVIVCQQCDKIIAFTEAEKAGVLYGKCPGCGEEKQREQRRVSQTA, from the coding sequence ATGGAAGTGATTGTCTGCCAACAGTGCGACAAGATCATCGCCTTCACGGAAGCCGAGAAAGCCGGTGTGTTGTACGGCAAATGTCCTGGATGCGGTGAGGAAAAACAGCGCGAACAACGCAGAGTATCGCAAACCGCATGA
- the dinB gene encoding DNA polymerase IV: MTARRTVLLADMNAFYASVEQMRNPNLRGRPVIVCGDPARRRGIVLAASYEAKKYGVKTGMAVHQAKELCPHACLVPPRMERYLQVSVRIVEILKQFSPLVEPFSIDEAFVETTGCEALFGDGETTARLIKERIFRETGLRCSIGVGPNKLMAKMAAGLEKPDGLTVLTMEDLPRRIWPLPVIELFGVGPRMERHFHRMGIRTIGDLAHADPELLQHRFGVIGRVLHQSANGIDHSPVDPHSLDENKSIGHQFTLPRDYETESDIRVVLRELAEEVAGRVRRAGAIGRTVSLTLKGMDFTSVHRSYTLPEPTNIGRVIFEGAMHLFRRHWNHAPVRLVGISLGNLEPERSLQLDLFGRTAKDQQLADAIDRIRERFGTTSILYARSLTPASVFYDRAGKIGGHCKS; encoded by the coding sequence ATGACTGCCCGACGCACCGTATTGTTGGCCGATATGAATGCCTTTTACGCCAGCGTGGAGCAGATGCGCAACCCGAATCTGCGCGGACGCCCCGTCATTGTCTGCGGCGATCCGGCCCGTCGGCGCGGTATTGTCCTGGCCGCTTCATACGAAGCAAAAAAATACGGTGTGAAAACCGGGATGGCCGTCCATCAGGCCAAGGAGCTGTGCCCCCATGCCTGCTTGGTCCCACCGCGTATGGAACGGTATTTGCAGGTTTCGGTACGGATCGTCGAAATTCTGAAACAGTTTTCACCGCTGGTCGAACCTTTTTCGATAGATGAGGCATTTGTGGAAACCACCGGATGTGAAGCCCTTTTTGGTGACGGAGAGACGACGGCCCGGCTGATCAAGGAACGCATCTTTCGGGAAACGGGTCTCCGTTGCTCCATCGGAGTCGGGCCCAACAAGCTGATGGCCAAGATGGCTGCGGGGTTGGAAAAGCCGGACGGATTGACCGTTCTGACGATGGAGGATCTCCCCCGCCGCATCTGGCCCTTGCCGGTAATCGAGCTGTTCGGCGTCGGGCCGCGCATGGAGCGGCATTTTCACCGGATGGGGATCCGGACGATCGGTGATTTGGCCCATGCCGATCCGGAACTGCTGCAACACCGTTTCGGCGTGATCGGGCGCGTGTTGCACCAATCAGCCAACGGCATCGATCACAGCCCGGTCGATCCCCATTCATTGGATGAAAACAAATCGATCGGACATCAGTTCACCTTGCCCCGGGATTATGAGACCGAATCGGATATTCGCGTCGTCTTGCGGGAGCTGGCGGAGGAAGTTGCCGGTCGGGTGCGTCGGGCGGGCGCCATCGGACGAACGGTGTCACTCACCTTGAAGGGGATGGACTTCACCTCCGTTCACCGTTCGTATACCTTGCCGGAACCCACCAACATCGGGCGGGTGATTTTTGAAGGAGCCATGCATCTGTTTCGCCGGCATTGGAACCATGCTCCCGTTCGGCTGGTGGGGATCAGCCTGGGCAACTTGGAACCGGAACGCAGCCTGCAGCTGGACCTGTTCGGGCGTACGGCCAAAGACCAGCAGCTGGCCGATGCGATCGACCGCATTCGGGAACGGTTTGGCACGACGAGTATTTTGTACGCCCGTTCACTCACGCCCGCCAGTGTTTTCTACGACCGAGCGGGCAAAATCGGTGGCCACTGCAAATCATGA
- a CDS encoding DUF1885 family protein: protein MNQVATIRLVEGSIQSEIELHQVKEHLERYRKMSAYTGQQLDWDYAAAAFPYRIEEKSKDGRSWLVLTGTDPNLYKHLVIGVAEPDRIQIILPADSTHGDKAKANELSRYLARSLKAELYLFNGRVMYFNPRK, encoded by the coding sequence ATGAACCAAGTGGCGACGATCCGCCTGGTGGAAGGTTCGATTCAATCGGAAATCGAGTTGCATCAGGTGAAGGAGCATCTGGAACGATACCGGAAGATGAGCGCCTATACCGGTCAGCAGTTGGACTGGGACTACGCCGCCGCTGCGTTTCCGTACCGGATCGAGGAAAAATCCAAAGATGGACGGTCGTGGTTGGTGTTGACGGGAACCGATCCCAACCTGTACAAACATCTGGTAATCGGAGTGGCAGAACCGGACCGGATCCAAATCATTCTCCCAGCCGATTCGACTCATGGAGACAAAGCCAAAGCAAACGAATTGTCCCGGTATCTCGCCCGTTCCCTGAAAGCGGAACTGTACCTGTTCAATGGACGGGTCATGTATTTCAACCCCAGAAAATAG
- a CDS encoding aminotransferase class I/II-fold pyridoxal phosphate-dependent enzyme, with protein sequence MPRQYQTPLFTKLKEHAAKNPIQFHIPGHKKGHGMDPEFRDFIGPNALSIDLINIAPLDDLHHPHGVIQEAQELAAEAFGADYTFFSVQGTSGAIMTMVMSVCTPGDKIIVPRNVHKSVLSAIILAGGHPVFVHPAMDDQLGIAHGVTARDVEKALRAHPDAKAVLLINPTYYGIAGNLAEIVDLVHRWNIPVLVDEAHGIHTHFHERLPMSAMQAGADMAATSMHKLGGSLTQSSVLNVKGERINPNRVQSIISMLTTTSTSYLLLASLDAGRRFLATQGHAQFERALMLADQARKRINEIPGIVCVGREILGSDATYDMDETKLTIHLKHLGITGYEAEKWLRQNWNIEVELSDLYNILCLVTPGDSEETIGLLVEGLQDLSRHFYSPDRKNGGPIRLPDIPELAVSPRDAFYAETVAVPLEESVGRIIAEFIMIYPPGIPVLLPGERITQQNIDYIREHMQVGLPVQGPEDPDIRMVRVIR encoded by the coding sequence ATGCCCAGACAGTATCAAACACCGCTGTTTACCAAGCTGAAAGAACACGCGGCAAAGAATCCGATCCAATTTCACATACCCGGACACAAAAAAGGGCATGGCATGGACCCCGAATTTCGCGATTTCATCGGTCCCAACGCGCTCTCCATCGATTTGATCAACATTGCGCCCCTGGATGATCTGCACCATCCGCACGGTGTGATCCAGGAAGCGCAGGAATTGGCGGCGGAGGCGTTTGGGGCGGATTACACATTTTTCTCCGTTCAGGGAACCAGTGGTGCCATTATGACGATGGTGATGTCCGTCTGCACACCGGGAGACAAAATCATCGTCCCGCGCAACGTTCACAAATCCGTGCTGTCCGCCATCATTCTCGCCGGCGGCCATCCGGTATTCGTGCATCCGGCCATGGACGATCAGTTGGGCATCGCGCACGGTGTCACCGCCCGTGATGTGGAAAAAGCCCTCCGCGCCCATCCGGATGCCAAAGCGGTGTTGTTAATCAACCCGACCTATTACGGTATAGCCGGCAATTTGGCCGAAATCGTCGATCTGGTTCACCGTTGGAACATTCCGGTGCTGGTGGACGAAGCGCATGGGATTCATACGCATTTCCACGAACGGCTCCCCATGTCCGCGATGCAGGCCGGGGCAGACATGGCCGCCACCAGTATGCACAAACTGGGAGGATCGCTGACGCAAAGCTCGGTCCTCAACGTCAAGGGCGAGCGTATCAATCCCAATCGGGTGCAATCCATCATCAGCATGCTGACGACCACATCCACATCGTATTTGCTCTTGGCTTCGTTGGATGCGGGGCGGCGTTTTTTGGCCACGCAAGGTCACGCTCAATTCGAGCGGGCATTGATGTTGGCCGATCAGGCGCGCAAACGGATCAACGAAATCCCGGGCATCGTCTGTGTCGGCCGGGAAATCCTCGGATCCGACGCCACATACGATATGGACGAGACCAAGCTGACCATCCATCTCAAACATTTGGGCATTACCGGTTATGAAGCGGAAAAATGGTTGCGTCAGAACTGGAATATCGAAGTGGAACTGAGCGATCTGTACAACATCCTGTGCCTCGTCACCCCCGGCGATTCAGAAGAGACGATCGGCTTGCTGGTAGAGGGGCTGCAGGATTTGTCCCGGCATTTTTATTCGCCCGACCGGAAAAACGGCGGTCCGATCCGCCTGCCGGATATCCCGGAGTTGGCAGTATCACCGCGGGACGCGTTTTATGCGGAAACGGTCGCCGTCCCGCTGGAGGAGTCGGTCGGTCGCATCATTGCCGAATTCATCATGATTTATCCGCCGGGAATCCCGGTATTGTTGCCCGGTGAACGCATCACGCAACAAAACATCGATTACATCCGCGAACATATGCAAGTGGGATTGCCCGTCCAGGGTCCCGAAGATCCCGATATCCGAATGGTACGCGTGATCCGCTAA
- a CDS encoding GNAT family N-acetyltransferase, whose amino-acid sequence MKQAETDIKEAQTPEELAEVQRIRRQVFVHEQQMPDIMEKDRHDDFAIQLLAYDEDRPVGTLRLRWLDPKTAKIERVAVLPELRGTGIGRSMLESVEAYAKRKGAEHLVLSAQLHARPFYEKLGYHTEGKPYEEMGVKHIWMNKKLA is encoded by the coding sequence TTGAAACAGGCCGAAACCGACATCAAAGAAGCGCAAACACCTGAAGAACTCGCGGAAGTACAACGTATCCGTCGCCAGGTGTTCGTCCACGAACAACAGATGCCCGACATCATGGAAAAGGATCGGCATGATGATTTCGCCATCCAACTGCTGGCTTATGATGAAGACCGGCCGGTCGGCACTTTGCGCCTTCGCTGGCTGGACCCGAAAACGGCCAAAATCGAACGCGTGGCGGTGCTTCCCGAACTTCGCGGCACCGGAATCGGCCGTTCCATGCTGGAGTCCGTTGAAGCTTACGCGAAGCGGAAAGGAGCCGAACACTTGGTGTTGAGTGCACAATTGCACGCCCGGCCGTTCTATGAAAAATTGGGCTACCATACCGAAGGAAAACCTTATGAAGAGATGGGCGTCAAACACATTTGGATGAACAAAAAACTGGCGTGA